The genomic stretch CTACCAGAAATCTGATTTCTGCGTCAGGTAATTGCTCTAATAAAATTCGATCGGCTTGGGTATTAATTCCGTCACTATTCCCCAAAATTGCTAAAATTCTCACCTTCTCAATAGGCGATGAGAGTTGTTCTACACGTTCGTAGGCTGGAGCGCTTAAGGCAATTTCAGCTTTTGGGTAGCGATCGCATAATTCCCAAAGATGCCAAGGTAATTTCCGTAGCTGAACGTCTTCGGTTTGGATAATGAACCGAATTTCATCGGTAGGGACTAATTGTTCTAGGAGTTTTTCTCGAATTTCCCGAAACGGCTCTGAATTCAGCCAGACATTTAAGCGATCGCGCAATACATTCGCTGCCAAACCACAGTCATCAAGTTTGGCAATATTAGTTGGTTGACTGGTTTTTGCTTCTAATCTATATTGCGCTCCCAATCGACGATAAGCGGTTGTCCAGATGGTGTAATGTTGAGGAATTTCTGGAGCGGGAGGCAACATTCCAACGCTTTCTATCGAAGGGCGTTCACCATCGTTCCCAATCTGTAAAGAGACGGGGAAACCATCTTCAAAAGAACCACTCCATAGCTTAATAACAACTAATTTAACCATTTTGACAGGAGGACGATTAGTTTTCAGCAATTAAATGTAAGATCTGTTTCCAGATACATGGAAAAATTAATCTTGCATGATTACAAGAGATGCAGCAAGTTTACAAATAATCGCTAAATAACAAAGTCTTCTTGAATGCTAGCATTCCCCAAAGTGACTCTAATGCTAAACTGTTCTCCAGGGGAACCACTGAACTCTAATTGAATGTAATCATCTGCCTCTCTTGACTCAGCTTCTAAAAAATTAGAGCCAGATTCATCGAGTACAATCAATTGGAGGGAAGGGGGCAGATAAGTTTGGCTGCCCATAGGATGCACCTGGAGAAGAATATTCGTTTTTCCCTCAGATTCTGGGTTAATTTCAACGACTAAAGCGACAAAAATATCGGCGCTCTCTATCCCTAAGTCTATCAATTTCGCTTTGCGAACGGCAGCTTCTGGTTGTTTCAATTCTGGGGCAACTAACTCGCCTCTAAAACTAAAAGCTAGATTTGATTCAGGCGTTAATAAAGTTTCCACAGTTTGCCAACCGGCTTCAAAAATATTGTTGAACCATTGGCTCAAGTTGGCTTGGGTTCTACTGAAGGAAGGGGTGGGGGACGATGCAGGCGCTGTAATCGGATGCATTAATTCCTGCAAGCGATCGAGTAAATCTTCAGGCGATCGCAATTGACCAATCGACAACTCTGAGGTAGCGACGCTGGGGGTAAACCCCAACACACTTGCCTCTCGCATCGATTCATCGATTTGAACCATCACATAGCCAATTCGATCTGACCAAACTTCGGGGGGAATGTGGCAGATTTGTTCTGTGCTTCTCAACGGACGACATTCTAATCGACCGATTCCCCGCACTTCCAGGTCAGCAACATCAGAACATAAGCGCACGATGGGATTCCAGCTATCGCTGGCTGCAAGATTGGTGGGAATCCCCATCATCTGCAAGTAATCATTTACCACACAGACAGATAGGGTATTCAACAGAACTTGCTCTGCTTTGTGCGGTGTTGGCTGCTGAGTGGCAAATTGCTGGGCTATCGTGCGTGCGGCTTGGGTAATCGGTAACGGTAGGGCAAGATCTTCTAGTTCATCGGTGTTAAAAGTCATGGTTGGGAAGCTCCTTTATTTATAGATATCCCTCCGATTCACCAAATTTACGCAAGCGAGGGATACATTGGCGCTGATAAAAACTGCTCAATGTGGAAATGGGGAGGTTAAATTCCACTGAAAGCTCTTTCCAACCGGCTTCTGGGGGTAAGCGTCGCAAGATTAACGTTTGAGCATTCACTTCGGGACGACCGGCAATGTGCGTGCGGCGCAACTCACCTTGAGCATCTGCTTCTACCCACTTTATGATGTCGTCCAACAAGGGGGGAACATCCGGAGCCGCTTCCAGATTATCCACCGGGTCGGTCGTTTCACCGATATCACCCGACTTTGACCTTTTAGCTTGACCCGTAACGGTTCTCGATTCTTGTTTTTTCGCGTCAATGTAGAAATCTTGAAGCCGCCGTTTCAGGTAGGTATTCAGCCAGGTGATGACACTGCTGCGATTCGGGTCGTAAGCTTCGCCTGTATTTCCTTCACAGATGTTTTGACAGAAATACACCCAGGTCTGTTGCAGTGCATCTTCATAGTAAGGCGTATATTCTTTCCAAAGCTTGTGTGCGATTAAGCGAATCACCCTGGTTAAGTTTTTCTGGCGCTGGGCACTTCCATGCGGGTGCATACAGGCTTCTTTCACCAGATAGCGCAGCTTTGACTCTAGTCCATCCATAATTTGCGATCGCCCCTTCGGTTGATATAGCGCCAATTTTGTCTGGAAGCCTATCTATTTAAGATAATTTTCCCCTTGATGTCTACTCCATACAGTTAGAGATTACAGATTCTCGATGGTTGATAACTCAGGATTCCGGCAGGTGGAAAGGAAGAACTAGGCGCGTAATTATGCGTTCTTCAAGGATAGCGATCGCTCTGGTTGAAAGTAAATAGCGCTGCTGTCGCACGACTCAGTGACACTCATTTGAGCGAAAAGAGACAGGTTTCACCACCAACAGCAATTGTTAACGCCGCTTTGAACAATATTTATCTCAACATTTATCTATAGTGCCAAAGCCGAAAAGCCTCTCTGGGAAGGATTTTCGTTTCCTCGCTTTGCACTCAGTTGATGCACAATCACCAATATTTGCCAATTTTATGTAAACGTTTGTAACGACTTGCATAATAGCCAACCCTCAGCCTGACAAGTGCATAGAGGTAAACAAAATGCACCGGGAAAAAACAAAGCAAATTCTGGTTTTCCCAACAGCATCACAAGCCTCTAGTCAACAGAGCAACGAGGGATGTCCAAAAGCTCTCTAGAAGTGCAAAGACAAACAATTACATTTCCTGAGAACACAAACCTTTCGGGCATCACTCACCATCAATCAACCGATTCAAGCGATTGATTGATTCATTCCAACACACCAACCAACACCAATTTTAAAGAGCAAAGATTATGGCGATTATCAACGGCACCATTTACAGCG from Coleofasciculus sp. FACHB-1120 encodes the following:
- a CDS encoding sigma-70 family RNA polymerase sigma factor encodes the protein MDGLESKLRYLVKEACMHPHGSAQRQKNLTRVIRLIAHKLWKEYTPYYEDALQQTWVYFCQNICEGNTGEAYDPNRSSVITWLNTYLKRRLQDFYIDAKKQESRTVTGQAKRSKSGDIGETTDPVDNLEAAPDVPPLLDDIIKWVEADAQGELRRTHIAGRPEVNAQTLILRRLPPEAGWKELSVEFNLPISTLSSFYQRQCIPRLRKFGESEGYL
- a CDS encoding DUF1822 family protein, producing MTFNTDELEDLALPLPITQAARTIAQQFATQQPTPHKAEQVLLNTLSVCVVNDYLQMMGIPTNLAASDSWNPIVRLCSDVADLEVRGIGRLECRPLRSTEQICHIPPEVWSDRIGYVMVQIDESMREASVLGFTPSVATSELSIGQLRSPEDLLDRLQELMHPITAPASSPTPSFSRTQANLSQWFNNIFEAGWQTVETLLTPESNLAFSFRGELVAPELKQPEAAVRKAKLIDLGIESADIFVALVVEINPESEGKTNILLQVHPMGSQTYLPPSLQLIVLDESGSNFLEAESREADDYIQLEFSGSPGEQFSIRVTLGNASIQEDFVI